DNA sequence from the Streptomyces sp. HUAS 15-9 genome:
CGGGTGACCTCCAACCTCTCGTCCGGGTGCCGGCATGCGCCGGGATCGCCGTATGCCTGGGGGCCGCGGTCGCCGCGCTGGTCATGGCCGCCGCGGAGAACGGTACGGCCCTGATCCGATTACGGCGGCTCCTGGACGGCTGGTTGATCGCGGGGTCCCTGTTCACGGTGGGCTGGGTCCTGCTGCTCCGTCGTGCCGACCGCGGCGGCGACGTATCGGCATCGTTTCTCGGTCTCGCCCACGTGGTGGCGGACATCCTCGTGTTCGGCCTGCTGGTCACGCTGCGGTTCGGCCTGCGGCACGCGGAACGCACGGCGACCACGGTGGCCGCCCTGGCGCTCGCGGTCCTGACCACGGGCGACGTGCTTCGCGTCCTGCGGCCCGGGCCGGACATGTGGCACGCGGTCCCCCTCACGGCCGCATGCTCGGTGACGGGGCTGATCCTCGTCGCCGCGGCGCCCTGGCTGCCGGGCGGTGTCAGTGTCGTGGGGTTCGACCAGCGGATGATGCCCGTCATCGGCGTGGTGGCGGCGTTCGTGCCCGTGGTCGTCTGCGCGCTGGCCATCACGGCGCATACGCTCACCGGAGGTCCCCTCGATACGGTGATGTCGGGTCTGGCGGGTTCGGTCCTTCTCGCGCTCGGCGTCCGGCAGGGCGTCATCCACGCCGACCACCTGCGGATCACACATGAGTCCGCGGCGCGCGAGGCTCACTACCGAACGCTGGTCGACCGCACCTCCGACGTGATCACCATCGTCTCCCTGGACGGGCTTCTGCTCTACGTCAGCCCGGCCGCCCTGTCCGTCTTCGGTTACCGACCCGAGGACCTCGTGGGCGCTCGCCTGCCCCTGTACTGCCACCCGGACGACCTCGAGACACTGATGCAAGCGGTCCGGACGCTGCGGCAGGAAGCCGAGTCGGACACCCGTGGGCCCGCCCTCAGGGTGTCGTTCCGGGTGATGGCCGCCGACGGAACATGGCGGCACGTCGAGTCGACGATCAGTCACCACCCCGAGGGAATGACCTTCATCAGCCGCGATGTGAGCG
Encoded proteins:
- a CDS encoding sensor domain-containing diguanylate cyclase, with translation MMQAWAGRGCLGRIARVGRTHVAKAGRALSEGAAVAFAVGAGVLVALVVPTGIAVPTAHVAAAVSLLARAQTVTGRVRLRLRLSVISVTTGGLHYALADQVGASRPLPAGDLQPLVRVPACAGIAVCLGAAVAALVMAAAENGTALIRLRRLLDGWLIAGSLFTVGWVLLLRRADRGGDVSASFLGLAHVVADILVFGLLVTLRFGLRHAERTATTVAALALAVLTTGDVLRVLRPGPDMWHAVPLTAACSVTGLILVAAAPWLPGGVSVVGFDQRMMPVIGVVAAFVPVVVCALAITAHTLTGGPLDTVMSGLAGSVLLALGVRQGVIHADHLRITHESAAREAHYRTLVDRTSDVITIVSLDGLLLYVSPAALSVFGYRPEDLVGARLPLYCHPDDLETLMQAVRTLRQEAESDTRGPALRVSFRVMAADGTWRHVESTISHHPEGMTFISRDVSERVAQQVQLEHLAFHDALTGLPNRALFTDRVSRALRKRTPGAEGPVVLFLDLDGFKAVNDSAGHAAGDALLRHTARRLQASVRAGDTVARLGGDEFAALLEREAGAHPSSAQDIAQRILTALTQPYPIGTKDVMVSASIGIAVAVPDITPDQLLHQADLAMYAAKAAGKGRIRMHHATPPHAHSGA